CTTTTACTTTTTGGCAACCACGCGAAATAACTATCAACTCCTTGGCTCACACTCACAACCCTATCAATGTAGGGATAAGTGATGCGTCGCAATTTTTCCCAAATTACTCCGCATGATATCATACTGGGGTCGCAGTGTTCAGTAACAATAACTGGGTATCCCTTACCAGCGATCGCTACTAAGGTCATTACATTTATTCGATCCATAAAAGAGATAACTACATCAGGCTGAGTAGCTTGAATTTTTTGCCTTAATACCCATAAGCGATAAAGATTATTCCAAAAGGCATGAAGCAAAGTTGGCGAATTTTTAGCAATATCCAGCGCTAATCTAGATGCGCTTTCTGGCAGCTTATAAAAATCTCTTTCTATTCCATAAACTGTTACTACAGTAACCTCATAACCTTTTTTTAGAAAACCTTCAGCAAGCAGAACTACAACCCTCTCTGCCCCTCCACTGGCTAAAGATGAAGCTACTAATACTAATTTCATCTTTTTTGAGCAACTAAAAACACATTGCTATAAAATGACTGGGTTTTATCAACCTGGTCTAACAGCCAGCCGATTATATTTATCAAACTACAAAAAACTATCCATATAGGCATAAGCAAGCCTTTTAACAAGCGTGTCACTTTGTAGGAGTTCATGCTTAATTCAATCCAATTTAATAATAGGGTGCAGACTGTGCTACCTATACCCCCCTGTGACTTAACTTCAATCAAGTTATATTCTTTACTTAGCAAATTTTTAATTCCCCATATTGAAAATCGTCGATAGTCTTCAGGGGCACCATGTTGGTTATAAATGAAAGGAACAGTAAGTATTACTAAACCTTCCGGTTTTAAGACGCGAGTTATTTCCTCAATAGTTTTACTTAAAGTTGCAGTATGTTCTAAAACTTGGGTACACAATACAATATCAATAGAACAACTATCTATAGGCCATGTTTCATCATTTACTATTAACATATCAGCTTTAGATTCTGGATATATATCAATACCAATATATTTAACTTCATCTAAATTAAGCCAATTTTTATAAGGCTGTTGCCCGCAGCCAACATCAAGCAATACGCCTTTAACAGTTGGTAAAATTTGTCTTAAATCCGCATATATGTCTTTTGTTGACAACCATTGAAAGTGCCAAAAATACAAATGCGGATGGACTCCACACAACTTCTTGTATATATTAGAATAAAAATCGCCAAGTGCGCTCATATAGATTTAATTTGTGGTAAACAAATAATATTCTGAAATTTGTCTAGCTCATCAGGTATTATAGAGCGAGTTATACCATTACGAATAATTAAGTCAAAGCGATAGCCAATTTCACTGAGATAATCTAGTAAAGCTCTCGGAGGATAGCCAGCAGCTTGACAGGTTTCTTCATTCACTTCAATTAGGATAATTGGTCTAAAACGTGTGATAGTTTCTTTTGCGCCTCTTAGGGCTGCTAGTTCTGCACCTTCAATGTCTAACTTAATAACATCTACTTTGGGTATTTGATGTGATTTAATAAAATCATCTAAGCAAATAATTTTTATAGTTTCAAAAGCCCTGGAGCAAGACTTAGTTATATATATACTGTGTAAACCTTCATTTTTAGTTCCATCTTCAAAACGTTCATCTCTGCTATAAATAGTAATGTGTGTATCACTGTCGCCTAGCCCTTGATTAATCAAAGTAACATTATTAAAGCCATTTTGTTTAACATTACGTTCCAGTTTTTCAAAAAAAATTGATACAGGTTCAAAAGCAATTACGTGTCCTTCGGTTAGGCGCTTTGCAGCAAACACAGTAAATTCGCCATGATTAGCACCAACATCGAGAAAAATCATGTCGGGGTTAAGTATACGATCCAGTAAATTTAGCTGATCTCCTGAGTAAAAACCTTTCCAAAAAATTTGGCTCCCCATGTGTTCGTCTAACGCACAGTAAAATGCAAGACTATTATCAAAGTCATCAACTAAAATGTTTTTTTGATAGTGAGAATAATATTTTCTAATACCTTCGGCAATACGAGCAAGCCCGCGATACTTATATGCTATTTTTGTTATTTTTCTCAATTGCAGGAGCAAGTAATTCATTTTATTTATTTTGCCAATTATGGTGCAGGAATAAACTTAATAATAAAAGGGAGAGAATGTAAACGCAAGTTGTAGATAAAGCAATCCCTGGGAGGCCGAACCATTGAACAAACAGATAATTTAGTATGATGTTAGTCAAAAGATTAAACCCAGCAGCCCAAGACAAAATATAGCTTTTCCGCAGCGATAGAATTAAATGTGCAATTAGAACTCCCGCTACATAAAAAGGTATCTGGCAAGCATAAAAAGCTTGTATGCGAGCTACAACAGGGACACTTTCGATTGTAAAAGATCCCCTTTGTAAAAGTACTTGAATAATAGTTTCCGAATAAAAGACAAAAAATAATGTTAATGGTATTGTTACCGCAAATACTAAAAATATATAGCGCTTCAATGTATCGCGCACTCCCGCCCAATCGTCACAAGCAACCATTTTGGCGAAATAGGGAATTATAGCAGTAGCTAATGCTGTACTGGTTAGACCTAATGGAAAAGCAATTACTTTGCTACCGTAGTTCAGTGCTGCTACGCTTCCTGGCGACAACATCGCCGCCATTGATTGATCTACCAAAGTAGTGCTGCTCATAAAAAAAGCCCCAGCAATCATTGGGGCATATTGACCGGATACTTGACGCAGGCGCTCGTCAAACCCATACCACTTTGGAAGCAGTGAAATTTTTTGTCGCTTCAGGGCTATTCCCAAAAGTGTCATCTCTAATAAGGCACCGCAGACTAACCCAGTTGCTAATGCAAAGATACCCCAAGATCGGCACGTCAGTAAAAGTATTGCACTACAGGTGGGAGTGATAATCGGCGTGAGAGCGGCTAATGCAAACCGCTCTCCCGCATTCAGTACTGCACCCCAGATAACTTGAATTCCGCTCACCATCAGAACAGGGGCAATTATCCAGAGTAAGCGATAAGTTAAATCTAACTTTTCTGGGCTGAATCCTCTAGCAATTAATGGTAGGTAAAACGGAGCAGTTACTACCATTAAAAAAGTGGCGATCGCCAGCAAACCCAAACTCCAAACCATTACCCCAGAAAACAACCTTTGAGCCGCTTCTTTTCCTTCTTGTTCCCGCACCCTAATATATGTTGGGATCATAGCTGCATTAAAAGATCCAGCTACTACATTGATCAAAAAAGAAGGAACTAGCAAAGCAATTAAAAAAGCATCTATGTCGTCCCCAGTTCCAAACCTCCAAGCTACAATAAATTCCTTCCCAAAACTTGCCATTTTAACTACAGCCGTCCACAGCCCCACTGTAACCGCTGCACCAAAAATTTTGCGGTTGATTGAGCCGTTTGTTAGCTGCTTCCACAGACTAACTAACTTATGTAGTTGCCAACTTTTCATGCTTCTTTTCAGCAACTTTAGTTACTGCAAATTCACTGACCACCACCTGCTCCTAAACCTGCATTAACCAACGCACCGAGCGCCGATTGAATTGCCGATAATTCCTCTGGAGGATTTCTCAGAAACAGCCCGTCACTACTGTCTATCAGCGCATTATAAGCTGCAACCGCTGCTGCTAACTTAGCCGGGTTAACCCTACCACCAGCAGTCAGTCCTCGCAAGCTAGAGGACAGGGTGCGGGCTGTAGTTGCACTAGGCCCGCCAGTCGCATTAATCAAACCAGTCTCTAGCTGACTAGCACTAACATCAACATTGCCAGTAGCTGTCAGCAAGCTTGCTAAAGGCTGCCCCAACTGCGAGTTAAGCGAGAGGGCTGCTTGATTCACAGCAACCTCAACACTAGAGTTTCTGAATGCTAAATAGGTTCTTCTCCCTGCTCCAGGCGCGAAGGCTCCACCAGCAATGTCGCTTGTTGTAACGATCGGCCCCGTGATATCTGACAGGTTAGTAATTATGTTGCCCGTGATATCTGACTGGATGGCTGCTTGAGCTTGAGCCTTGGGTGCTATTGCTATAACTAATAGACAAGAACCTAAGACCAAACCAGAAGTAAGACGAAAAGGAAGATGCTTAATGTTCATAACTTTAGATTCCCCACATACTGTTTAGAAAGAAACGCCATATCCTACCCCCAGGATAAACCGCGCACCATCACCAGCATTGCCAGTAACATCAGCAACACCAGGAGTAATAACAAGGGGTATGTTCGGGAAAGGCAGGATAGAAACGCCAAGGTTCAAATCTTGACCAGTCCAGTCGGCAATTAAGGATATCGGTTCAGCAACTCTTGCACCCACGCTACCAAAGACATTCACTGAATCTCTGCCTCTAAAAACGTCCGCTTCTGAACGAAAACGACCGCCACCAACGCCAACAGAAGCAGTTATAGAGGGTGAAAATTCTGCTGTCTCATCTGAAACGAGTGGGAAAACTTTGCTGATGACACCATAAACGCTGCTATATTCCGGGTCAGGATGACCCCAAGTATCAAAATTCTCTACTCCAACCGCTACGCCTATGTCACTTGGTAACAAACGGTGAACTTTGAAGCTAACGCCGCCATTCTTGCCAAAACCTGTGCGGAAGGTGGAGTAAGAAGTAACTGTTGCCTCGAAACCAAGGGCTTTCCTTGCATCGCCTACACCCAAACCAGCGGCTACAGCGCCATCCGACTTACCTGTATAGCGGGTTCTGCCTTGATAAGTGCCTCCCACATAGATGGCATTGCGATCCGCTCCGAAGCCTGTAGGGGTGCTAAGACTGGATGCACCGCCAACTATGCGCCTCACCCGCTGTACTACTGGCGGCGATGGCAGTCGCAACCGCTGTCGCACAGATTCAATGGGTTCGGGCGCCGGACTTGGTTGTTGGGCGACTGGCGGTTGATAGCCAACAATATATTGGGCTGCTATGTCATTTGC
The Microcoleus sp. FACHB-831 genome window above contains:
- a CDS encoding class I SAM-dependent methyltransferase, with protein sequence MSALGDFYSNIYKKLCGVHPHLYFWHFQWLSTKDIYADLRQILPTVKGVLLDVGCGQQPYKNWLNLDEVKYIGIDIYPESKADMLIVNDETWPIDSCSIDIVLCTQVLEHTATLSKTIEEITRVLKPEGLVILTVPFIYNQHGAPEDYRRFSIWGIKNLLSKEYNLIEVKSQGGIGSTVCTLLLNWIELSMNSYKVTRLLKGLLMPIWIVFCSLINIIGWLLDQVDKTQSFYSNVFLVAQKR
- a CDS encoding FkbM family methyltransferase, which encodes MNYLLLQLRKITKIAYKYRGLARIAEGIRKYYSHYQKNILVDDFDNSLAFYCALDEHMGSQIFWKGFYSGDQLNLLDRILNPDMIFLDVGANHGEFTVFAAKRLTEGHVIAFEPVSIFFEKLERNVKQNGFNNVTLINQGLGDSDTHITIYSRDERFEDGTKNEGLHSIYITKSCSRAFETIKIICLDDFIKSHQIPKVDVIKLDIEGAELAALRGAKETITRFRPIILIEVNEETCQAAGYPPRALLDYLSEIGYRFDLIIRNGITRSIIPDELDKFQNIICLPQIKSI
- the murJ gene encoding murein biosynthesis integral membrane protein MurJ translates to MKSWQLHKLVSLWKQLTNGSINRKIFGAAVTVGLWTAVVKMASFGKEFIVAWRFGTGDDIDAFLIALLVPSFLINVVAGSFNAAMIPTYIRVREQEGKEAAQRLFSGVMVWSLGLLAIATFLMVVTAPFYLPLIARGFSPEKLDLTYRLLWIIAPVLMVSGIQVIWGAVLNAGERFALAALTPIITPTCSAILLLTCRSWGIFALATGLVCGALLEMTLLGIALKRQKISLLPKWYGFDERLRQVSGQYAPMIAGAFFMSSTTLVDQSMAAMLSPGSVAALNYGSKVIAFPLGLTSTALATAIIPYFAKMVACDDWAGVRDTLKRYIFLVFAVTIPLTLFFVFYSETIIQVLLQRGSFTIESVPVVARIQAFYACQIPFYVAGVLIAHLILSLRKSYILSWAAGFNLLTNIILNYLFVQWFGLPGIALSTTCVYILSLLLLSLFLHHNWQNK